TACTTACCTATTTTCTGTATAATTTCGTCTCTTTGTAGAGCATCTATTTTCGTAACAGATATACCTGCTGAAGAAGAGTATAGTGATATTCTTTTGATCTGATCGTTCGCTAGTGCTAGTGTTGGATATACAGCTATAGCCTTAAACGTTCCGTTCTTTGCTTTTTCGTGGAAATAGAGGTACCAGCTTTCAGTCTTACCTGAACCAGTACCAGCCTTAAGGATAACATTGTATCCTTCTCGAAGAAGATTTAGTGTCATTAGTTGATGTTCGTAGAGATATTCTTGAGCTAGCTCTATGCCGATAGTCTCTAGCTCGGGAACTATATCTATAAATTTAACGTTTGTTCTAGTGGGTTGTAGAGGTGATTCAACATTCTTTACATAATCGTAACCAAGATTCTTCAAAAAGTATTCGCTATCTGTTATCTTCACCAAGAACACCGAGTGTATTATCTTCAGAGAGGATTCGTGACATCATCTTTCAGAGCCCACCACAATCATCATGAAGTCTATATTGTGGCTACATGTATATCATCTTTAACGGCCTTAAATATCACACTAGTTACACTACCCTTTATGTGCGGATTCTTAAGAATCCTCTTAATAAATCTATCCAGATCTTCAACATCTTTAAACAAAGCCATAATAGCTATATCATATTCTCCAGTTATATCGTAAACACCTCTAACATTACCCTCAATAGATATATTCCTTTCAATATCCTCTATATGAGCTCCATCAACATTAAGCAGTATTAGAGCCATTAAGCTATAGCCTAGCTTCTTATAGTCTACAACAGCAGTACATTTCTTAATGAGCCCCAGTTTCTTCAACTTTTGGATCTTCTTAGATACAATGGTTGGTGATTTACCTACTCTACGAGATATCTTGCGAACACTTAAGCTACAATCTTCTATAAGTATCTTTAGTATCTCTTTATCGACATCATCAAGTGTCTCTGTAGACACTAAACACACCTAAACTATGTGGTGTGTAGAGGGTTCAAAATCTTAGTTAGTGCTTGGATGTTGAAGTAAATAGAATTGTATCTAGTATCTTTTTCCTAAATGATTTATTCTTCGATAAATACATATTCAACTCTTTGATGCATTTTCTATTAAGCTTCTTCTTAACTATACAAGGTAGCATTCTAATGCAATCTTGACTTTCTCTACATCTATCAACAATAAGCATAAGAATTCTTCTATCGTATCCTGATCTATATAGGGGGACTATAGATATAGGTTCTTCTTTGCGCTTCAAGAATCGATGATTGTAGAGAATAACCATAGCGATCAAAATAGATAACACTATTAGAAGTAGAGGAAATAGTGTAGGATCACCATTAACAGCATATACATAGATATACCGAAACGGATTAAGCATCATTCCGAGAGTCTTTAGACCGCTATATCCATATTCAATCATTTCTTCTGGAAGCAATGGTCTAAGGCTATACCTAGATGAATCAACTAAAAACAAGACTCTAGATACATTACCTTTACAAAGCTTGTTAATAAGGCTATCTACAACTATTGTGTAAACATTTATTTTGTTTATAGAAGGTATTGCAGCATTAGTTACTATTGATCCATCTCCTAGGACAAAAACCATACCTACATTAAGATCACATAATGCACCAACAACACTATCTGTAGCGTATGCTATAGGTCTACATAGAGATTGATTGTATATAGATACCGTTGA
This genomic interval from Ignisphaera sp. contains the following:
- a CDS encoding Lrp/AsnC family transcriptional regulator; protein product: MSTETLDDVDKEILKILIEDCSLSVRKISRRVGKSPTIVSKKIQKLKKLGLIKKCTAVVDYKKLGYSLMALILLNVDGAHIEDIERNISIEGNVRGVYDITGEYDIAIMALFKDVEDLDRFIKRILKNPHIKGSVTSVIFKAVKDDIHVATI